The segment GCGCGCTCTCGGCCAGCTCGGCGTGGGCATTCACCAGGGCAGCCAGGGCGCCCAGGCGGTCGGTCATATTGGTGGCGTCCTTGAAGCGCTGGTAGGCGCGGCCGGGCCAGACGGTGTCGCCGCTGCGCTGGGCATCCAGCACCAGCATGGACAGGGCCAGGTTGGCCAGGGCGCGGCGGCCAGCGGACACGGGGTCCGGCGTGTAGCCGCCCTGGATCTGGTTGGCCTCGAAGGCAGCGATCCAGTCCTCGCGCAGGGCCTGGGCCAGCTGGATCTGGGCGGCTTCCACCGCGGCATGGATGGCCTGCGGGTCCACCACCTCCAGCTGCTCGGCGATATAGGCTTCGCCCGGCAGGGTCAGGGCCAGCTCCTTGAAGGCGGCGTCCAGCTCGGGGTGGCGCAGCACGCTGCGCATGGCCTCCACATAGGCGGCGTCCAGCACCAGGGGCTGGCCCGCACGCACCGCGGCCAGGATGCGGTTCAGCGCCAGGCGCTGGCTGGCTTCCCAGCGGTTGAAGGCGTCGGCGTCGTGCTTGAGCAGCACCAGCAGCTCGGCGTCGCTCAGGCCGTCGTCCAGCAGCACCGGGGCCGAGAAGCCGCGCAGCAGGGAGGGCACGGGCTCGGCCGCGATGTTCTCGAAAGTGAAGCTCTGCTCGGCCTGGTCCAGCACCAGCAGCTGCTCGGCCAGGGCCGTGCCGTCATGGCCGATCAGGCCGGTCACCACCGGGATCACCTGCGGGGCCTGGCCCTTGTTGCTCTGGCTCAGGGTCAGGGTGTAGGTCTGGGCGGCGGCGTCGTACTGGCCGCGGGCCTGCACGCGCGGCGTGCCGGGCTGGGAGTACCAGCGCTTGAAGGCGTCCAGACGCGTGGCGAGGGCCGAGCCGGGGTTGGCATCGGCAATGGCCTGGGCGAAATCGTCGCAGGTCACGGCCTGGCCGTCATGGCGCTCGAAGTAGAGCTTCATGCCGGCCTCGAAGCCCGCGCGGCCGACCAGGGTCTGGTACATGCGCACGACTTCCGAGCCCTTCTCGTAGACCGTGGCGGTGTAGAAGTTGTTGATCTCGACGTACTGGTCCGGGCGCACCGGGTGGGCCATGGCGCCGCCGTCCTCGGGGAACTGCATGGCGCGCAGGGAGCGCACGTCCTGGATGCGGCACACGGCGCGGGCGCTCGGCGTGCCGGCCATGTCCATGGAGAATTCGTGGTCGCGGTAGACCGTCAGGCCTTCCTTGAGGCAGAGCTGGAACCAGTCGCGGCAGGTGACGCGGTTGCCGGTCCAGTTGTGGAAATATTCGTGGGCGATGATCGCCTCGATATTCGCATAGTCCTGGTCGGTCGCCGTTTCCGGGTCCGCGAGCACGTATTTGTCGTTGAAGACGTTGAGCCCCTTGTTCTCCATGGCGCCCATGTTGAAGTCGGAGACGGCGACGATCATGAAGCGCTCCAGGTCCAGGGGCAGGCCGAAGCGGGCCTCGTCCCAGACCAGGGAGGCGATCAGGGAGTTCATCGCGTGCTCGGTCTTCTCCAGGTCGCCGCGGCGCACATAGACCTGCAGCAGATGGTCCTTGCCCGAGCGGCTCTTCACGCGCTGCTCGCGCGCCACCAGATCGGCCGCCACCAGGGCGAAGAGATAGCTGGGCTTGGGGAAGGGGTCGTGCCACTTGGCGAAGTGGCGCCCGTTCTCTAGCTCGCCCGTCTCCAGCAGATTGCCGTTCGACAAGAGCAGCGGGCAGCTCGCCTTGTCGGCGATGATGTTGACGGTGTAGACGGCGAGCACATCCGGCCGGTCGGGGAAATAGGTGATGCGGCGGAAGCCTTCGGCCTCGCACTGCGTGCAGTAGACGCCGCCCGAGGTGTAGAGGCCCGACAGGGCGGTGTTCTTCTCGGGTGCGCAGGTGTTGCGGATCTCGAGCGCGAAGTCGGCGTCCGGCGCGCCCTCGATGATCAGCAGATGGCCGTCCTGGCGGAAGGACACGCTCTCGCCATTGATCAGCACGCGCAGCAGGTTCAGCTCCTCGCCGTGCAGCACCAGCGGGCCATGGGCCACGGCCGTGTTGCGCTCCACCTGCATCTTGCTGGTGACCAGGGTCTTGGCGGGGTCCAGGTCGAAGCTCAGGTCGACCGTGCGGATCCAGAACGCGGGCGCCGCATAGTCTTCGCGGCGGATCAGGGGGGCAGTGCCTTCACGCATCATGGCGGGCATCCTTGGTTGTGTTGGTCGCTCGGGGCTCGTGACCCCGAGGTGTCTCGTATCGGTATTCCCCAGCGGGCGCCGCCGATCCGGCTCTGCCGGGCGGACGGCGCCGCCCCCTTGAGGGGGCCGGCGAAGCCGGTAGGGGGTGGGTCATCCTCAGACGCCTTGTTTCAGGCTGGCGGTGATGAACTGGTCGAGATCGCCGTCCAGCACCTTCTGGGTGGCCGAGGTCTCGTAGTTGGTGCGCAGATCCTTGATGCGGCTCTGGTCCAGCACATAGCTGCGGATCTGGTGGCCCCAGCCCACATCGGTCTTGGTGTCCTCCAGCTTCTGCTGCTCTTCCATGCGCTTGCGCATCTCATGGTCGTACAGGCGCGAGCGCAGGCGCTTCCAGGCCACGTCGCGGTTCTTGTGCTGCGAGCGTTCCTGCTGGCAGGCCACCACGATGCCGGTCGGGATATGCGTGATGCGCACGGCCGAGTCCGTCGTGTTGACGTGCTGGCCGCCGGCGCCCGACGAGCGGTAGGTGTCGATGCGGCAGTCGCTTTCGTTGACCTCGATGTTGATCGATTCATCGACCACCGGGTAGACCCAGATCGAGGAGAACGAGGTATGGCGGCGCGCATTGCTGTCATAGGGCGAGATGCGGACCAGGCGGTGCACGCCCGATTCGGTGCGCAGCAGGCCGAAGGCATACTCGCCCTCCACCTTGATGGTGGCGCTCTTGATGCCGGCCACGTCGCCCGGGGTCTCGTCTTCCAGCGTGGCCTTGAAGCCCTTGCGCTCGCAGTACTTCAGGTACTGGCGCAGCAGCATGCCGGCCCAGTCATTGGCCTCGGTGCCGCCGGCACCCGCCTGGATGTCGATGAAGCAGTTGCTGGGGTCCGCCGGGTTGTTGAACATGCGGCGGAATTCCAGCTGCTCCACGGTCTCCTGCAGCTTGGCGGCGTCGGCCTCGATGGCTTCCAGGCCGTCGAAGTCGCCGTCGGCCTTGCTCATCTCGTAGAGCTCGGTGTTGTCGGCCAGATTGCTGGTCAGGTGGTCGATGGTCTGGACCACGGTCTCCAGCGAGCGCTTTTCCTTGCCCAACTCCTGGGCCCGCTTGGGCTCGTTCCAGACGTTGGGGTTCTCCAGCGCGGCGTTGACCTCGTTCAGGCGCAGTGCTTTGCGGTCGTAGTCAAAGATACCCCCTTAGCGCGTCGGTACGCGCTGTCAGATCGGCGAGGGTCGTACCGATCGCGTTGATGCGTTCGATGTCCATGATGTCTTGGTCTGTGGGGCAGCCGGGGCGGCCGCCGCAATGCGTGCAAGCCCGCTATTTTGACATGAGCCCCCCGGGCACACTGCGGGCATGCTGTGGCTGGTTCTGTCCCTGAAGCTGGTGGCCGAGATCGCGCTGGCGTCCCTGCTGGGGCGCTGGCTGCTGGGCCTGCTGATCGGACCGGCGCGCCGCGCCGAGAATCCGGTCTATCGCCTGCTGTCGGTGCTGAGCGCACCCTTCGAGCGCCTGACCCGGCGCTGCAGCCCGCGCCTGGTGCTGGACCGCCACATTCCCCTGGCCACCCTGGCCCTGCTGTGCGCGCTGTGGCTGCTGGCCACGGCGGCCAAGCTCAGCCTGTGCCTGCCCCTGGGGAGCCTGGCATGCCGCTGAGTGGCGAGGACCGCGGCGATCCCGGACCGGGCGGCGCTCGCCGGCAGGCTTATCAGCAGTACTGGCGGCGCAAGCGCCGCCTCACCCTGCTGCTGCTGGCCCTGTGGACCGCCATCACCTTCGGCGTGAGCTATTTCGCCCGCGAGCTGAGCTTCAGCTTCTTCGGCTGGCCCTTCAGCTTCTGGGTGGCTTCCCAGGGCGCCCTGCTGGTCTACTGCCTGATCGTCTGGTATTACGCCTGGGCCATGGCGCGGCTGGACCGGCGCTACGGCGAAGACCCGCAGGCCGCGGCCCAGGACTGAGGCCAGGCCTCAGCCCGCGCGTGTGGCGGCCAGCAGTTGGCCCTCGAGCTCGGCCACCCGGGCCTTGAGCCGGGCGTTCTCGTCCTGAAGCACCTCGACCTGACGCTGCAGCAGCACGGTCGGGTCGGACACGTCCACCGCCGCGCCGGGGCCGGTGCTGGGGGCTTCGGCCAACTCGCTGCCTTCCCCTTCGGCCTTCTTGCGCGAGCCGCTCTTGGATTCGCGCACCCG is part of the Shinella sp. XGS7 genome and harbors:
- the prfB gene encoding peptide chain release factor 2 (programmed frameshift), encoding MDIERINAIGTTLADLTARTDALRGYLDYDRKALRLNEVNAALENPNVWNEPKRAQELGKEKRSLETVVQTIDHLTSNLADNTELYEMSKADGDFDGLEAIEADAAKLQETVEQLEFRRMFNNPADPSNCFIDIQAGAGGTEANDWAGMLLRQYLKYCERKGFKATLEDETPGDVAGIKSATIKVEGEYAFGLLRTESGVHRLVRISPYDSNARRHTSFSSIWVYPVVDESINIEVNESDCRIDTYRSSGAGGQHVNTTDSAVRITHIPTGIVVACQQERSQHKNRDVAWKRLRSRLYDHEMRKRMEEQQKLEDTKTDVGWGHQIRSYVLDQSRIKDLRTNYETSATQKVLDGDLDQFITASLKQGV
- a CDS encoding DUF4212 domain-containing protein, encoding MPLSGEDRGDPGPGGARRQAYQQYWRRKRRLTLLLLALWTAITFGVSYFARELSFSFFGWPFSFWVASQGALLVYCLIVWYYAWAMARLDRRYGEDPQAAAQD
- the pepN gene encoding aminopeptidase N, coding for MMREGTAPLIRREDYAAPAFWIRTVDLSFDLDPAKTLVTSKMQVERNTAVAHGPLVLHGEELNLLRVLINGESVSFRQDGHLLIIEGAPDADFALEIRNTCAPEKNTALSGLYTSGGVYCTQCEAEGFRRITYFPDRPDVLAVYTVNIIADKASCPLLLSNGNLLETGELENGRHFAKWHDPFPKPSYLFALVAADLVAREQRVKSRSGKDHLLQVYVRRGDLEKTEHAMNSLIASLVWDEARFGLPLDLERFMIVAVSDFNMGAMENKGLNVFNDKYVLADPETATDQDYANIEAIIAHEYFHNWTGNRVTCRDWFQLCLKEGLTVYRDHEFSMDMAGTPSARAVCRIQDVRSLRAMQFPEDGGAMAHPVRPDQYVEINNFYTATVYEKGSEVVRMYQTLVGRAGFEAGMKLYFERHDGQAVTCDDFAQAIADANPGSALATRLDAFKRWYSQPGTPRVQARGQYDAAAQTYTLTLSQSNKGQAPQVIPVVTGLIGHDGTALAEQLLVLDQAEQSFTFENIAAEPVPSLLRGFSAPVLLDDGLSDAELLVLLKHDADAFNRWEASQRLALNRILAAVRAGQPLVLDAAYVEAMRSVLRHPELDAAFKELALTLPGEAYIAEQLEVVDPQAIHAAVEAAQIQLAQALREDWIAAFEANQIQGGYTPDPVSAGRRALANLALSMLVLDAQRSGDTVWPGRAYQRFKDATNMTDRLGALAALVNAHAELAESALSRFHAQFKGEPLVIDKWFALQARAPEREGKSFARVKQLAKHADFSLKNPNRARSLIFSLALFNPAAFHRVDAAGYVFWADQVLALDGINPQVAGRLARAMDRWTTLAEPYRSAAREAISRVAAKAELSNDVREIIERQLASGA